One Malania oleifera isolate guangnan ecotype guangnan chromosome 10, ASM2987363v1, whole genome shotgun sequence genomic region harbors:
- the LOC131165565 gene encoding uncharacterized protein LOC131165565, which translates to MSFQNKSIWMPRDAGCLTDGEMGYDNPSRIEPKRGHQWLMSANEPELFCNKKQALEAINSRPISGISNMNASLWEHTPSFQSPSGPFTDRLFGSETGRTFSILDQSIPSAGNMNMGRKGYENQFGNDSSVALSMSHAVEDPVNCLNYGGFRKVKVNQVRDSDSGMSVSMGHAYNRGDSSGISMGTSYDKRDNNTIALGPTYNNGDDNGISMAPSFSKADDNFISMGHTFKGDGNFISIGHTFNKGAENILSMAQPFDKGDGNFISMSQPYEKGDGNMISMGHAYDKGHENFISIGPTFHKNNENFISMGSTYTKMDNNIISMGPAYGKGESNVVSIGSAYDKGDPNILSMGQNYNKGEGHTISFGGFQDEPETNPSGKAITHYDLVVSQSSGQASEGLSQQDMVQSNADPIVSKAPVAVPRADSATKHKEPKTPKKVPPNNFPSNVKSLLSTGMLDGVSVKYVSWSREKNLRGIIKGTGYLCGCTECNLSKSLNAYEFERHAGCKTKHPNNHIYFENGKTIYAVVQELKSTPQEMLFEAIQSVTGSPINQKNFRVWKASYQAATRELQRIYGKDEVVMPS; encoded by the exons ATG TCTTTTCAGAATAAAAGCATTTGGATGCCAAGGGATGCTGGGTGTTTGACTGATGGAGAGATGGGCTATGATAATCCATCTAGAATTGAACCAAAGCGTGGTCATCAGTGGCTTATGAGTGCTAATGAACCAGAACTTTTTTGCAACAAGAAGCAAGCATTAGAAGCCATTAACAGCCGGCCAATTTCAGGGATATCAAATATGAATGCCTCTCTTTGGGAACACACTCCTAGTTTTCAGTCACCCTCAGGGCCTTTCACTGATCGCTTGTTTGGATCTGAGACCGGGAGGACTTTCAGTATTCTAGATCAGAGCATTCCATCTGCTGGAAACATGAATATGGGAAGAAAGGGTTATGAGAATCAATTTGGGAATGATTCTTCAGTTGCTTTATCTATGTCTCATGCTGTTGAGGATCCTGTTAATTGTCTCAACTATGGTGGATTCAGGAAAGTTAAGGTCAATCAAGTGAGGGATTCTGACAGTGGCATGTCTGTATCGATGGGACATGCATATAATAGGGGAGATAGCAGTGGAATTTCCATGGGAACCTCTTATGATAAGAGGGATAATAACACAATTGCGTTGGGCCCGACTTATAATAATGGGGATGATAATGGCATTTCAATGGCCCCCAGCTTCAGCAAGGCGGATGACAATTTCATTTCTATGGGTCATACCTTTAAGGGAGATGGTAATTTCATATCAATTGGTCATACTTTTAACAAGGGAGCGGAGAATATCCTATCAATGGCTCAGCCCTTTGACAAGGGAGATGGCAATTTTATATCAATGAGTCAACCATATGAAAAGGGTGATGGAAATATGATATCAATGGGTCATGCTTATGACAAAGGACATGAGAATTTTATTTCCATTGGCCCCACCTTTcacaaaaataatgaaaatttcatTTCAATGGGTTCAACCTATACTAAGATGGATAATAATATCATATCAATGGGTCCAGCATATGGCAAGGGAGAGAGCAATGTTGTTTCAATTGGTTCTGCATATGACAAGGGAGATCCCAACATTCTGTCCATGGGTCAGAATTACAATAAGGGCGAGGGCCATACCATATCTTTTGGAGGCTTTCAGGATGAACCTGAAACAAATCCCTCTGGCAAGGCCATCACTCACTATGATTTAGTCGTCAGTCAGTCCTCAGGTCAAGCTTCAGAAGGACTGAGCCAGCAAGATATGGTTCAGTCAAATGCTGATCCAATTGTTAGCAAGGCTCCAGTAGCTGTGCCCAGAGCTGACAGTGCTACCAAGCATAAGGAGCCAAAGACACCTAAGAAGGTTCCCCCAAACAATTTCCCTTCTAATGTCAAAAGCTTGCTATCAACTGGTATGCTTGATGGAGTTTCTGTAAAATATGTTTCCTGGTCACGGGAG AAAAATCTTCGAGGAATTATAAAGGGGACTGGGTATTTGTGTGGTTGCACGGAGTGCAATCTTTCCAAG TCTCTCAATGCTTATGAGTTTGAGCGTCATGCTGGATGCAAGACCAAACACCCGAATAATCACATTTATTTTGAGAATGGTAAGACCATATATGCTGTAGTCCAAGAGTTGAAGAGCACTCCTCAGGAAATGCTGTTTGAAGCAATTCAAAGTGTAACGGGATCACCCATCAATCAGAAGAATTTCCGTGTATGGAAAG CGTCGTATCAAGCTGCAACCCGCGAACTTCAGCGTATCTATGGAAAAGATGAAGTGGTCATGCCATCCTGA